A portion of the Cryptomeria japonica chromosome 5, Sugi_1.0, whole genome shotgun sequence genome contains these proteins:
- the LOC131034681 gene encoding ADP-ribosylation factor 2-like, with product MFEAYMNIQGRWVLFKSLSYKERIAEARDLLHALLKEEALRDAALLVFANKNDFPNAMSVLEITEELEMSSLTQRHWHVQSSCATSGDGLYEGLDWLSNNVYNVEAVSSSEDISAIDPPFNGTDSFCNSRNI from the exons ATGTTTGAAGCTTACATGAATATACAAGGAAGGTGGGTTTTGTTCAAAAGTTTAT cATACAAGGAACGTATTGCAGAGGCAAGAGATTTGTTGCACGCTCTTCTCAAAGAGGAGGCATTGCGAGATGCTGCTCTTCTTGTGTTTGCAAACAAGAATGATTTTCCCAATGCAATGAGTGTTTTAGAGATCACAGAGGAGCTTGAAATGTCTTCTTTAACTCAACGCCATTGGCATGTTCAGAGCTCCTGTGCTACTTCTGGTGATGGTCTCTATGAAGGCTTGGATTGGCTTTCTAATAATGT ATACAATGTGGAGGCTGTAAGTTCCAGTGAAGATATTTCTGCCATAGATCCACCATTTAATGGTACTGATTCGTTTTGTAACAgcagaaatatttaa